From Coleofasciculus sp. FACHB-T130:
TGACTAGCGACATCTTCGAGAAGTTAGAGGATGACCTGTATGAGTTTCGCATGACCAAGAGCGAACATAATCCCCGGTTCGTTCTGACTCCTGCGACTCCGCAGCGTTTTGTGGTGCTGCACGCTTTTATGAAGAAATACGACGGTGGCATCCGTGACAGAGACAAGGAACCAGCAAGGATTAGACTGCGTGAGTTGAAAAGTAGGGAAGGGCGATGAAAAAGTACGACTTTCAAGAATGGCTCAACGCGAAAATTAGCGATGACCCAGAGGTAATTCTGGCGGGTAAGTTGGAATACCTGCGGTTGTACTTGACTGATGCTATGCGCGAGTTGCGGACTCAGGCGGGACTAACTCAGGCACAGTTAGCCGAAAAGTTGGGAGTGAAGCAAGCGGCAGTGTCTAAGCTGGAGTCGGCACTGAAGGATCATGAGTTGGAGTCGGTGCTGCACTACCTACATACTTTGGGTGCGGATTTATTGGTGGCTGTCAAGCAGGGAGACGAACTCTATCAGGTAAGCGATAACGAAGAGGTGGTGCTGGTAGACTTAGGCGCGGAAGTTGTCCAGCTAGCTGAGGCAGAGGGGATGAGTCTCCGGGAGTATGTGCAGGCGGCGGTTCGGCACTTCTCGCACAAAGGTGTCTCAGTCATCAAGTCTGTGACGGCGTTTCTGGAGAGTGATGACTCGGTGGCTGTACGGGTACGGGAGAGATTGGGAGCGCGATCGCTTTCTGAAATTGCCGCCGAGTTGGAAAAATGCCTGACCATCCCAGAAGAAGATGACCGACTCTGTGCTGTCAAGAATCTCTTAGCTGGTAGCGTTGCTGCTGTCGGCACTAACCGCAATTCAAGCGATGATAATGATGAAATCGAACTCCTAGATTTAGCAGAAAGCTTGCTAGAGAAATTAGCCGATGTTTTGCAATAATCTTAAGAGCAAAATCTGCTAACTCTCTGTTTATAAAGCTATGTTTTTTGAATTCTAACCTTTAGATAAAAAGCATCACAAGGAAAGAATATGACGCGAGACAAGGGTAATCTGATTATCCCCACCGTTGCTGATGTTCAGGCATTTAGTCACAGCATTGGTGTCAGCGGAATTACTATCACGCCTGGGTATGAGAAGTGGTGGAATGTTCTGCATGAAATTGGTCATTTTGCGGTCAAGCCAGATGGTTACATCGCCCTGTGGCGGCAGCATGGGGGGCTGGGAGTTCCTCAAATGAATTGGTTTAACAGTAATGGGGTTGTTAAGCCAGATGACCCGACACCTGATGAATGGGGAGCGAGAGCTTGGTGTCTGTTAGCCTTGGAATTCAACGGCTGGGTCAGTCCCCTGGATTGCGGCAAATGGCCTGCTTCTAATGACTGGGAAGGTCGTAGTCGGAATAATCCCTATTTGTGGATGAGGAATCAAGTCACCAGCCCTCGCCATCCGTTCTACAAAAATGGATTTGAGCAGTTAGAAGCGGTGGGAATTGACTTCAGTAGAGGCATTTCGCGCCCCACCCAAGAGTTAGTAACTGTTGGGTGGCAGCCAGTATTGGGGTGGCACTCCCGTCAAAGTGCCTGAGATGACTAAGATTTTAAGGTTAAGTGAACGATATGGCAAAAGGATTCGGTACTGGAAAGCCAAAAAAGAGTAAACAATATCAAAAATCCTATGTAAATTTCTTACTTGAGGTATTGCAGGTAATCGCAGAAAGCAATGGTGATCCACAAGTGGTTTATCCACTGCTGGAAGCGAATTTGGACAAACTTGATGATCAATTTGCGGCTTTGCTGCGAAGTAGGATAACGGCTCCTAGGTTTGAATCGGAACAAAATCTAGTACAGGGTATTGGAGTCGCTCTCATACATTTCAGTAGCCTGATGCGACAGTTTTCGCTAGGCATAAAGGCGAACAACCTGGAGATTGCGATTACAGGCTATGAGGTCGTTACCACTATCTTTACCCGTGAAGCATCCCCAGAAAATTGGGCTATGGCTCAATATAACCTGGGCAACGCCTACCGTGAGCGCATCTTGGACAAGCGAGTCTCAAATCTAGAGCTAGCGATTCAGTGTTATGACCGAGCGTTGCAAGTCTACACCAATCATGCTTTTCCTGAATACTGGGCAAGAATACAAAGTAATCTGGGTACTGCCTATGGAAACCGCATCATAGGCGACAAAGCATCGAACCTGGAGTTAGCAATTGAATGCTACAACCAAGCACTGCAAGTCTACACTCGTGAAGCATTTCCTCAAAACTGGGCAGGAACTCAAAACAATTTGGGTACTGCCTATGGAAACCGCATCATAGGCGACAAAGCATCGAACCTGGAGTTAGCAATTGAATGCTACAACCAAGCATTGCAAGTCTACACTCGTGAGGCGTTTCCCCAGGAATGGGGAGGAACTCAAAACAATTTGGGCAATGCTTACCACAGTCGCATTTTAGGAGATCGCAAGTCGAATTTGGATTTAGCGATTCAGTGCTTAGAAGCAGCTTTGCAAGTTTGCACTCGTGAGGCGTTTCCCCAGGAATGGGCAAGAACCCAAAACCACCTGGGACTTGCTTATAGAGACCGCATCTCAGGCGACCAATGGTCGAATTTGGAGTTAGCGATTCAGTGCTTAGAAGCAGCATTACAAGTTTATACCTGTGAGGCATTTCCCCAAGCATGGGCAGCAATTCAGAGTAATTTAGGTGTTGTCTACTGCGATCGCATCTTAGGAGATAAAGAATCGAGTCTAGAGTTAGCAATTAAATGCTACAAGCGAGCTTTGCAAATCTATACCTTTGAGGACTTTCCCTACCAATGGGCAGATACTCAAACTAATCTGGGTAATGCCTACCGCGATCGCATATTAGGAGACGGTGTGTCCAGTTTAGAGTCGGCGGACTCTCAGAGAACAATGGGTGAACTATTTGTTCGCTCAATAATAGACTCGGCATCAAATCTGAAGTCAGCTGTTCAGTGCTATGAAATGGCACTACAAGTCTATACCCGTGAAGGCTTTCCGAGGAACTGGGCAGGAATTCAAAACAATCTGGGACTTTACTATTGCAAGCTGCAAAACATTCCAGAGGCATTACAGGTATTTCGATTGGCGTTGGCAATCCACTCTCCTACTACTGACCCAGTAGAGTGCCTCAAAACTGGACGTAACCTGGGCAACGCCGCCTTTGCCGCTACGCTATGGACAGAAGCTACCCAAGGCTATGCTGCTGCTATTGATGCTATAGAACAAAGCCGCACTTGGACAACTTCTGAATCACGCCGTCAAGAGATTCTGGCAGAGTCCATTGGCATCTACGAAAACATGGTGCAAGCCTGCATCAATAATGGTCAACTGGAAAAAGCCATTGAGACTGTTGAGCGATCGCGTTCCAAGCGCCTCGTAGATTTGATGGCTAGTAATGACCTCTACCAAGGCGGCGAAATTCCCCCAGAAGTCAAAGCGTTATTGCAGCAGTTTGATGGCTTGCAACAGCGAATTGACCAAGAACGGTTTAAATACAATTCTGACAATAAGAGCGGAGAAATTAGCAAAGGCGATCGCGCTTCCTTCCAAGCCAAAACACAAGCGATCGCATCTTTAGAAGCTGAGAAACAGCAAATCTGGGAACAACTCAGACGCCTAGACCCCGTACTAGCTGGTGAGATTCAAGTTATAGCTCCTGACTTTTCGGCGATGCAGAAGCTCATCGACCAACCTACTACTGCTATCCTCAGCTTCTATAGCACCAGTAACGATACTCATATATTTGTACTGCGGAAAAACCAGATCGCCTGCCACACTTGTACTGGAGAAGGCATGGCAACACTGCAATCTTGGATTTTGCAGAACTGGTTAAAACTCTACGTCGAAGATGGAAACACTTGGAAGTCCCAAATTAGTAATTTCTTAGTCGAACTGGCTCAACGCTTGCAAATCAATGACCTTATTTCTCAGCACCTACAGGACATTACCGAACTGATTTTAGTGCCTCACTTGGCGCTGCATCAGATTCCCTTTGCTGCTTTGCCCCTTGGAGAAGGTCAATATTTGGGAGATAAGTTTCTCATTCGCTATACCCCCAGTTGCCAAGTTTTGGAATTTTGCCAACAACGGGGCGAAGTAGAAGGAAATCTCACCTACGGCACCGTGGAAGATGCTACCGAAGACCTACCCGTTGCGAATTTTGAGGGTGAACAAATTGCGAAAATTTACAATATTCCTGAAAGCGATCGCTTAAGAGGTCGCAGCCAAGCTACGACAAGCAACTATCGTCAGATGGCTTCACGAGTTCAGGTGCTTCACTCCAGCCATCATGCTGAATCCTGCCTCGATAATCCTCTTAACTCCCAGTTGAAATTGGCTGATGGTAATATCACCTTGGGGCAGTTGATGACTCCAGGCTGGCGGCTGCCTAATCTTTCTGATGTGTTTCTCTCTTGTTGCGAAACTGGTTTGGGCGTGCCGGAAATAACGGATGATATTCTCACCCTTTCCACAGGTTTTTTATGTGCTGGTGCCAGAAGTGTTGTCAGTACACTTTGGTCAGTCGATGACTTAGCCACAGCATTATTTTCCATTTTTTACTATCAGCATCGACAACAAGATAAAAGCCGCCCCGAATCTCTGCAACAAGCTCAAATCAAACTGCGTGAACTGAACAAAGATGATATTAAAAAAATATCGAGTCAGACACTCGTCGCATGGAAAGAAACAAAAAGCAAGCGAGATCAATATCAGCCTGGTTCATCTGACTATGTGGAGTGTAATCGTAAACATCAGATCTACGGTGTAGTCATAGGACAGCTTAACCCACACAAAAATTCTTTAGATGAATATGCCTTCTCACATCATCGCTACTGGGCTGCTTTCACCTGCCAAGGCTTGCGATGATTGTACTCTATATAACAGTGAGGAATAGGCACGATCTCTTTCAGTTCACCTTTCAATATGATGGGGTTTGAAAGGCGCAATCGCTCTCATCTTCTAATTGATGAGTAGATATATAGAGCTAAATTCCCAAAGCGATCCAGATGAGCTAGCGATCGCCTTTATAGGGTAATAAACATAGCATTATTGAGGCTGCCGTGTCTCCTCGTCCGTAGCAGGTGGCAGAGCGAAATTGCCCCAAGAAAGTTTCGTTGTTGTATCAATATCTAACAGAAATAAGGTTAGAGAAGTTTCTGGTTGAGAAATGACAGCAACGTGACTGGCTATCCCTAGGGTATTAGCGTGACGAAAGGATTCGGGTAAGACTCGGATGGTGGATAAGGGAACATCTATCAAAGCGGGAACGGTTTCAACCGGGATACCATACAACTCGCTTTCGGTATTTTGAAGAACGATCAGGTAGGCTCCCTGAAGGGTTTCGTGGGTTGAGTTGGATGAAAATAACCGCTGCTGTAAATCCAAAACGGTCACTTCGCGATCGCCTACATGAGCAATACCGACTCCATTCAGTTCGCTGCCAAAAATTTGGGTAGAATTCAGCACTTTGTAGATAGACTCAATCCGCAAACCCAAGTTTAAGCTACCAATGCTAAACACAAGCACTTTAATAGCGGGTACAGACGCGGAAACATCTAACCGATCGAAATCTGGGGGGTTTGAGTTGATTAAAGTGCTATTCATGCCTTTTTTTCAGGGGAAAGTAGGATTCATCCCTCCCGATTCACCCAGAGGGTTGGGGTGGGTTTCTGGACTGTAATTGATGTTTTTAAAAACATTGAGATGCTCTCATTATTATGAGCTACGAACGGCAGCTCCTAAAGATCCACTTTTTTCAAAAAGGGCTTTGAGGGCTGCTAAGAATTCTTGCTCTAAGTAAGGTTTGCTAAAGTAAGCACTGGCTCCCAAGTGAGTTGCTAATTGTCGATGTTTTTCACTACTACGGGAAGTCAGCATCGCTACGGGTATTTTTGATAGCTGCGGATCTTGACGACGATGGTTAAGAAATTCAAAGCCATTTAGATTCGGCATTTCTACATCGCAAACTACCATTTGAATGTTGGAATTTTGCTGTAACTGTTCGATGGCTTCCCGTCCATCTCTTGCTTGTAAGACGCGGTATCCTGCTTTTTGGAGTGTTAAAGCTAAAGTTTGTCTCAGGGTAATGGAGTCATCTACGATTAATATCAAAGGCGATTTAGCTGTGTTTACGGATACTTTAGTTTTGTCAATTGATGCAGTTTGGATGGGGGAAGCAGTTGGCAGATCGGTGAAAGTAGTCGTAGCGATCGCGTTCTTACTTTGCCCAACCATCTGGGTGAGAAGCGTTGCCCCATCAATTACCGGAATCAGGCTCCCATCTCCTAAAATCGTGCAACCGTAAATATAACTTGGAGGCGCGATCGCTGCACCAAAGGGTTTAATCACCAATTCTTGCTCTGTGACCAAGCGATCGATTTCTAAGGCAAGAATTTGGTTGTCTCGGCGGATTAGCAGCATCGGTGGGGCCCAAGCTTCGGGAGTGGGAACGGCGACTAAAGCTTGGCTGGGAATTGATTCAGGCAACGGACAACTATAGTCCAGTAATTCTGATAAGTGATAGACAGGAACGATTCGCTTGCGCCAGTGCAAGAATCTCTGTTTTCCAGAGTGCTTCATCTGGTCAGTTTTCGGAATGACGATCTCTTCAATGCTGTCAGCGGGGAAGGCGTAAGCAGTGGAACCAACCAAGCAGACGAGTAATTTGGCAATCGTCAGCGTCAGCGGGATGCGTAAGGTAAAGGTGGTACCTTTTCCAGGCGTGGTCGTGACGGTGATGGTGCCTTTGAGCGATCGCAGTTGCGATCGCGCCACATCTAATCCCACACCTCGACCCGACAGTTCGCTGACTTGAGCCGCAGTGGAAAATCCTGGCTCAAATAGTAAATCTAAAAGTCGAGTGGTTGAAGTTGTAACCACTTGTTCTGGTGAAAGCAACCCCAACTCTAGTGCTTTCAAACGGATGCGTTCTAGGTTGACTCCTTGACCGTCATCCCGTACTTCAATAATCGTGTGACTCCCCTGATGATAAGCCTGAATTTCAATCTGACCCCGCTCCGGTTTCCCTTGCTGACGGCGTACTTCTGGTGGCTCAATCCCGTGATCGAAGGCATTGCGGAGCAAGTGCAGTAA
This genomic window contains:
- a CDS encoding type II toxin-antitoxin system RelE/ParE family toxin, producing the protein MAWTWELYQDGSGEIPKDLLAFFVGLMPPDELPSDPPVPVLTLSETKRLQVNLVRLCNKGLLSLTSDIFEKLEDDLYEFRMTKSEHNPRFVLTPATPQRFVVLHAFMKKYDGGIRDRDKEPARIRLRELKSREGR
- a CDS encoding helix-turn-helix domain-containing protein; protein product: MKKYDFQEWLNAKISDDPEVILAGKLEYLRLYLTDAMRELRTQAGLTQAQLAEKLGVKQAAVSKLESALKDHELESVLHYLHTLGADLLVAVKQGDELYQVSDNEEVVLVDLGAEVVQLAEAEGMSLREYVQAAVRHFSHKGVSVIKSVTAFLESDDSVAVRVRERLGARSLSEIAAELEKCLTIPEEDDRLCAVKNLLAGSVAAVGTNRNSSDDNDEIELLDLAESLLEKLADVLQ
- a CDS encoding CHAT domain-containing tetratricopeptide repeat protein → MRQFSLGIKANNLEIAITGYEVVTTIFTREASPENWAMAQYNLGNAYRERILDKRVSNLELAIQCYDRALQVYTNHAFPEYWARIQSNLGTAYGNRIIGDKASNLELAIECYNQALQVYTREAFPQNWAGTQNNLGTAYGNRIIGDKASNLELAIECYNQALQVYTREAFPQEWGGTQNNLGNAYHSRILGDRKSNLDLAIQCLEAALQVCTREAFPQEWARTQNHLGLAYRDRISGDQWSNLELAIQCLEAALQVYTCEAFPQAWAAIQSNLGVVYCDRILGDKESSLELAIKCYKRALQIYTFEDFPYQWADTQTNLGNAYRDRILGDGVSSLESADSQRTMGELFVRSIIDSASNLKSAVQCYEMALQVYTREGFPRNWAGIQNNLGLYYCKLQNIPEALQVFRLALAIHSPTTDPVECLKTGRNLGNAAFAATLWTEATQGYAAAIDAIEQSRTWTTSESRRQEILAESIGIYENMVQACINNGQLEKAIETVERSRSKRLVDLMASNDLYQGGEIPPEVKALLQQFDGLQQRIDQERFKYNSDNKSGEISKGDRASFQAKTQAIASLEAEKQQIWEQLRRLDPVLAGEIQVIAPDFSAMQKLIDQPTTAILSFYSTSNDTHIFVLRKNQIACHTCTGEGMATLQSWILQNWLKLYVEDGNTWKSQISNFLVELAQRLQINDLISQHLQDITELILVPHLALHQIPFAALPLGEGQYLGDKFLIRYTPSCQVLEFCQQRGEVEGNLTYGTVEDATEDLPVANFEGEQIAKIYNIPESDRLRGRSQATTSNYRQMASRVQVLHSSHHAESCLDNPLNSQLKLADGNITLGQLMTPGWRLPNLSDVFLSCCETGLGVPEITDDILTLSTGFLCAGARSVVSTLWSVDDLATALFSIFYYQHRQQDKSRPESLQQAQIKLRELNKDDIKKISSQTLVAWKETKSKRDQYQPGSSDYVECNRKHQIYGVVIGQLNPHKNSLDEYAFSHHRYWAAFTCQGLR
- a CDS encoding chemotaxis protein CheW, with product MNSTLINSNPPDFDRLDVSASVPAIKVLVFSIGSLNLGLRIESIYKVLNSTQIFGSELNGVGIAHVGDREVTVLDLQQRLFSSNSTHETLQGAYLIVLQNTESELYGIPVETVPALIDVPLSTIRVLPESFRHANTLGIASHVAVISQPETSLTLFLLDIDTTTKLSWGNFALPPATDEETRQPQ